The following are from one region of the Procambarus clarkii isolate CNS0578487 chromosome 52, FALCON_Pclarkii_2.0, whole genome shotgun sequence genome:
- the LOC123763800 gene encoding keratin-associated protein 19-2, producing the protein MRTLIVVLLAAFVAAEQKREAEPGYGYGHGYGFPGYGYGHVITHPYGLSSVHSYNHILHKREAEPGYLSSYPRYGYGIGYGPGIAYHPYGATSYVQSHGIGKREAEPGYLSGYPRYGHGFGYGYGPGIAYHPYGATSYVQSHGIGKREAEPGYLSSYPRYGHGFGYGYGPGIAYHPYGGISYVQSHGIGKREAEPGYGLGSAFGYSTTVKHPGYGVSHQQRHGLVYPSYGYYY; encoded by the exons ATGAGGACTCTG ATCGTTGTACTGTTGGCAGCCTTTGTGGCAGCAGAGCAGAAGCGCGAAGCTGAGCCTGGATATGGCTACGGCCATGGATACGGTTTCCCTGGATATGGCTACGGCCATGTCATTACTCACCCGTACGGtctctcttctgtccattcttACAACCACATCCTTCACAAGCGGGAAGCTGAGCCTGGTTACCTCTCCAGCTACCCCAGGTATGGTTACGGAATAGGATATGGACCCGGCATCGCCTACCACCCTTACGGCGCCACTTCCTACGTCCAAAGCCACGGCATAGGAAAGAGGGAAGCTGAGCCCGGTTACCTGTCCGGCTATCCCAGGTACGGCCACGGTTTCGGATACGGGTATGGACCAGGTATCGCCTACCACCCTTACGGCGCCACGTCCTACGTCCAAAGCCACGGTATCGGAAAGAGGGAAGCTGAGCCCGGTTACCTGTCCAGCTACCCCAGGTACGGCCACGGTTTCGGATACGGGTATGGACCAGGTATCGCCTACCACCCTTACGGCGGCATCTCTTACGTCCAGAGCCACGGCATCGGAAAGAGGGAAGCTGAACCCGGGTACGGTTTGGGTTCTGCCTTTGGCTACAGCACGACCGTGAAGCACCCAGGGTACGGCGTCTCCCACCAGCAGAGGCACGGCCTTGTATACCCCTCGTACGGTTACTATTATTAA